A portion of the Mesobacillus sp. AQ2 genome contains these proteins:
- a CDS encoding TIGR02206 family membrane protein: protein MKGFFEPGTETVFQLFSSVHLLTLTAFFIMIILLFLFREPLRKHGINRAARIGLFVVLIASEVSLQIWLWWSGHWNYQYSLPLHLSSISLILSAILLLNKRYALFEFTYFVGVGSALQAMITPDISLYTFPHYRYIHFFVSHGGTVVANLFMIFVAGYRPTGKSIWKAFLWLNVYTLIIFGVNFLIEGNYMYISEKPVNPSIIDFLGPWPWYILSLEIIALITFVILYFPFWVARRMNQEKQHN from the coding sequence ATGAAGGGGTTTTTTGAACCGGGAACGGAAACTGTTTTTCAGTTGTTTTCAAGCGTCCACCTTTTGACACTCACTGCTTTCTTTATAATGATCATACTGCTCTTCTTGTTCCGGGAGCCTTTACGGAAACACGGGATCAATCGTGCTGCCCGTATCGGATTATTCGTGGTGCTTATAGCCTCCGAAGTAAGCCTGCAAATATGGCTTTGGTGGAGCGGACACTGGAACTATCAGTATTCATTGCCACTTCACTTAAGCAGTATTTCCCTCATTCTCTCTGCCATATTGCTATTAAACAAGAGATATGCACTGTTTGAATTCACTTATTTTGTCGGCGTCGGCAGTGCATTGCAGGCCATGATCACACCAGACATCAGCCTATACACCTTTCCCCATTACCGATATATCCATTTCTTCGTTTCACACGGGGGAACGGTCGTAGCCAATCTGTTCATGATATTTGTGGCAGGTTACCGGCCGACTGGAAAGTCCATTTGGAAAGCATTTCTCTGGTTGAACGTCTATACGCTCATAATTTTCGGCGTCAACTTCCTGATTGAAGGCAACTATATGTACATCTCCGAAAAGCCAGTCAATCCATCGATCATTGATTTTCTTGGACCATGGCCATGGTATATCCTTTCCCTGGAGATAATTGCGCTGATCACCTTCGTGATTTTGTATTTCCCGTTCTGGGTTGCCAGACGCATGAATCAGGAAAAACAGCATAATTGA
- a CDS encoding YIEGIA family protein: MKEGMISSEHIVMIITAICVGTLARVLAIKEDFRQYPSYPNGYMIHLVTGFVAAALGAVAIPALMTKNFVAVTFLTLAIQQFRDVRKSERESLKDVENTEYAYRGDAYIDGIAKTFEARNYFSLIVSFLTALTIQIVDSESKLVNIISGTIVGAIGFYILKRFSKGKTIGDVAEVEEGKIEVKGSELFVDGIYVTNQLGTENAAKMFENEGMAVVIYPHEEHFRIALDNYGQRQAALFEATRALGVKRYHFTRKEYEKGRIVVTLVPIIKDKDKLIEAVKKTPLLESTKKSHTVMKTNLVGKE; the protein is encoded by the coding sequence ATGAAAGAAGGTATGATATCATCAGAGCATATCGTTATGATTATTACGGCTATTTGCGTTGGAACATTGGCTCGGGTTCTGGCAATTAAAGAAGACTTCAGACAATACCCCAGCTATCCGAATGGCTATATGATCCATCTGGTTACTGGGTTTGTTGCTGCTGCCCTTGGTGCAGTTGCCATTCCGGCGTTAATGACCAAAAACTTTGTCGCAGTTACATTCCTGACACTTGCCATCCAACAGTTCCGGGATGTAAGGAAGTCTGAAAGGGAAAGTTTGAAAGATGTAGAAAACACCGAGTATGCTTATCGTGGAGATGCGTATATCGACGGAATAGCAAAGACATTCGAAGCAAGAAATTATTTTTCTCTGATTGTTTCTTTTTTGACGGCTCTCACTATTCAAATTGTGGACAGTGAGTCGAAATTGGTCAATATCATTTCGGGTACAATTGTCGGTGCAATAGGATTTTACATATTAAAAAGATTTTCAAAAGGAAAAACAATTGGTGATGTTGCTGAAGTAGAAGAAGGAAAGATTGAAGTGAAAGGATCGGAATTGTTTGTGGATGGTATATATGTGACAAATCAGCTTGGAACGGAAAATGCCGCTAAAATGTTTGAAAACGAAGGTATGGCTGTGGTCATTTATCCTCACGAGGAACATTTTCGGATCGCTTTGGACAACTATGGACAAAGGCAGGCTGCACTTTTTGAAGCAACAAGGGCCCTGGGGGTAAAGAGATATCATTTTACAAGGAAGGAATATGAAAAAGGAAGGATTGTTGTGACACTCGTTCCAATCATTAAAGACAAGGATAAGCTGATTGAAGCTGTCAAAAAGACTCCTTTGCTTGAAAGTACGAAAAAAAGCCATACAGTCATGAAAACAAACCTTGTCGGAAAGGAATAA
- a CDS encoding MMPL family transporter: MNFIIKQKWLVIIAWILVAAGLFMAAPNMAELVREKGQITVPDEYSSTLAGKIMDEVREQEGGGDETQVALVFHSEKKLTAAEIKEAENAIRELEKNREEIGITDILTHFNEESMKEQLVSEDGKSILSSVTVSWNDREPAEVRKLLYDTIEDVDVDHYYTSQWLINEDLMTSSEEGLKKTEGITVVFILVVLLLVFRSVIAPVIPLLTVGMAYLVSQSIVSVLVDQFDFPLSNYTQIFLVAVLFGIGTDYCILLLSRFKEELTHHESVPAAIVATYKNAGRTVFFSGIAVMIGFAAIGFSQFILYQSAAAVAIGVAMLLVGLFTIVPFFMALLGQKIFWPSKQSAEHGESKLWGTVGRFSLARPFLSLLIVAAVCVPFLVAYDGELSYNSLDEISGDVNSIKAFNAIAGSFGPGESMPTQIILKNDERMDSAEYIELAEKISTELKKVDMVDTVRSVTRPTGEPIEDFFVSKQAETLGSGLGEGKEGLDKISDGLNEAETELSKSAPELEGAADGINELINGTTAIKSGLGEIQTNLGKIEDGIRKGSAGSDQIQAGLTEAKSGAEELLAGYKQLQSKYVEMQAGLAQLEAGYTEAGGGISKLSGGISQANGQLFGYLENRDQTLKADQNYQQIKGQLQYMQTELAKASAGLDQLNEVLPQLTGGMAKANEAFAGALAQQANFGPGLQQLIDGIEQQQTGLNQLADGQGKIVDNFPKLTNGLTGINAGQQQLLAGFGGLGTQLGQLTDGLSQSTDGLDQVSEGLGSAQEYLNGLAKSDSNGFYLPEDVLESEDFAQVFDVYFSKDRKVMTMDVIFEANPYSNKAMAQIPELKEAVEHATKGTKLENADVAVGGITSTNADLDTMSGQDYTRTVILMLLGIGIILVFLFRSIIMPIYIIGSLILTYYTSMAINEVIYVDILGYSGISWAVPFFAFVILVALGVDYSIFLMDRFNEYKDLSISEAMLLSMKKMGTVIISAAVILGGTFAAMMPSGMMSLLQIASILLAGLFLYAFIMLPLFIPVLVKNFGEANWWPFKRA; this comes from the coding sequence GTGAACTTCATTATCAAGCAGAAATGGTTAGTCATTATTGCATGGATTCTGGTGGCTGCAGGTCTGTTCATGGCTGCACCGAATATGGCAGAACTTGTCCGGGAAAAAGGGCAAATCACCGTGCCTGACGAATACTCCTCGACACTGGCTGGCAAAATTATGGATGAGGTCAGGGAGCAGGAGGGCGGAGGCGATGAGACTCAGGTCGCACTTGTCTTCCACAGCGAGAAAAAATTGACAGCTGCAGAAATCAAGGAAGCGGAAAACGCAATCCGTGAACTTGAAAAGAATCGCGAGGAAATCGGGATCACGGATATCCTGACACACTTCAATGAGGAAAGCATGAAAGAACAGCTTGTCTCTGAAGATGGAAAGTCAATCCTGTCCTCGGTAACGGTCAGCTGGAATGACCGCGAACCGGCTGAAGTAAGGAAGCTGCTCTATGACACGATTGAGGATGTTGACGTCGACCACTACTATACGAGCCAGTGGCTGATCAACGAAGATTTAATGACCAGTTCGGAAGAAGGATTGAAAAAGACGGAAGGAATTACGGTCGTCTTTATTCTTGTCGTCCTTCTCCTTGTATTCAGGTCCGTCATCGCTCCGGTCATTCCATTGCTGACAGTCGGGATGGCATACCTGGTTTCACAATCGATTGTATCGGTGTTAGTTGACCAATTTGATTTTCCACTCTCAAACTATACGCAGATTTTCCTTGTTGCCGTATTGTTCGGGATTGGAACGGATTACTGTATTTTGCTGCTCAGCCGTTTTAAGGAAGAGCTCACGCATCATGAAAGTGTCCCTGCTGCGATTGTCGCTACCTATAAAAATGCAGGGCGCACAGTATTTTTTAGCGGGATAGCAGTTATGATCGGCTTTGCCGCCATTGGCTTCTCACAATTCATTTTATATCAGTCCGCGGCTGCCGTAGCAATCGGAGTCGCCATGCTTTTGGTCGGATTATTCACTATTGTCCCGTTTTTCATGGCGTTATTAGGCCAAAAGATATTCTGGCCTTCAAAGCAGAGCGCAGAGCATGGTGAAAGCAAGTTATGGGGCACTGTCGGAAGATTCTCACTGGCACGCCCATTCCTGAGCCTGCTGATTGTCGCTGCTGTATGTGTGCCGTTTCTGGTGGCCTATGATGGGGAGCTGAGTTACAACTCGCTGGATGAAATCAGCGGAGATGTAAACTCAATTAAAGCGTTTAATGCAATCGCAGGCAGCTTCGGCCCAGGCGAATCGATGCCGACACAAATCATCTTGAAAAATGATGAAAGAATGGACTCGGCTGAATACATTGAACTCGCTGAAAAAATCAGCACCGAGCTGAAAAAAGTTGACATGGTCGATACAGTTCGTTCGGTCACAAGGCCAACAGGAGAGCCAATCGAAGACTTCTTCGTCTCCAAACAGGCCGAAACACTTGGTTCAGGACTGGGTGAAGGAAAGGAAGGACTGGATAAAATCAGCGATGGCCTCAATGAGGCTGAAACTGAATTGTCAAAGTCAGCACCCGAATTGGAAGGGGCAGCTGACGGCATAAATGAATTGATCAATGGAACAACTGCAATTAAGTCAGGTCTTGGCGAAATCCAGACCAACCTTGGCAAAATTGAGGATGGCATTCGCAAGGGTTCTGCGGGGTCTGATCAGATTCAGGCAGGATTAACAGAAGCAAAGTCCGGGGCTGAAGAATTGCTCGCCGGCTATAAACAGCTGCAATCCAAGTATGTGGAGATGCAGGCTGGCCTGGCACAGCTTGAGGCGGGATATACAGAGGCCGGGGGCGGAATTTCAAAACTGTCTGGCGGCATATCACAAGCAAACGGCCAGCTATTCGGCTATTTGGAAAATAGAGACCAGACATTGAAAGCAGACCAAAACTATCAGCAAATTAAAGGACAGCTGCAATACATGCAGACTGAACTGGCAAAAGCTTCAGCAGGTCTGGATCAACTTAATGAGGTACTTCCGCAGCTTACAGGCGGCATGGCAAAAGCAAATGAAGCCTTTGCCGGAGCCTTGGCACAACAAGCAAATTTCGGCCCGGGACTCCAACAGCTGATCGACGGTATCGAACAGCAGCAGACAGGATTGAATCAGCTTGCTGACGGACAGGGGAAAATCGTCGATAATTTCCCTAAGCTGACAAATGGCTTGACTGGAATCAATGCGGGCCAACAGCAGCTTCTGGCTGGTTTTGGCGGATTGGGGACTCAGTTAGGTCAGCTCACGGACGGACTAAGCCAGAGCACGGATGGGCTGGATCAGGTTTCTGAAGGACTTGGTTCCGCTCAGGAATACCTGAACGGCCTGGCCAAATCTGATTCCAATGGTTTTTACCTGCCTGAGGATGTGCTGGAAAGTGAGGATTTCGCCCAGGTATTTGATGTCTATTTTTCAAAAGACCGAAAAGTCATGACGATGGATGTCATTTTTGAAGCAAATCCTTACTCAAACAAAGCGATGGCACAGATTCCTGAACTTAAGGAAGCCGTTGAGCACGCAACGAAAGGGACGAAGCTTGAAAATGCAGATGTAGCCGTCGGCGGGATCACAAGCACGAATGCGGATCTCGACACGATGTCTGGCCAGGATTATACCCGCACAGTGATTTTGATGCTGCTAGGCATCGGTATCATCCTTGTATTCCTGTTCCGCTCCATCATCATGCCGATTTACATTATAGGCTCATTGATATTAACGTATTATACTTCAATGGCGATCAATGAAGTGATCTATGTCGATATTCTCGGATACTCAGGCATCAGCTGGGCGGTTCCGTTTTTCGCCTTTGTCATCCTAGTTGCCCTTGGTGTCGACTACAGTATCTTCCTGATGGACCGTTTCAATGAATATAAGGATTTGTCCATCTCAGAGGCAATGCTGCTTTCGATGAAAAAGATGGGAACGGTCATCATCTCGGCAGCCGTCATTCTCGGCGGAACTTTCGCCGCGATGATGCCTTCGGGAATGATGTCGTTGCTGCAAATCGCATCAATCCTCCTTGCGGGATTATTCCTGTACGCGTTCATCATGCTGCCGCTGTTCATCCCGGTTCTTGTGAAGAACTTTGGCGAAGCAAACTGGTGGCCGTTTAAAAGAGCATAA
- a CDS encoding DUF2188 domain-containing protein has translation MAQNKNDDMERDEYFEDRAGTDEARFHAVPHDKEGWAVKKEGQDDPELTTGSRSEAVNEAKRMAEEAGTMAYIHNEDGKIEDQFNYSN, from the coding sequence ATGGCTCAAAACAAGAATGATGATATGGAACGTGATGAATATTTCGAGGACCGAGCCGGAACAGATGAAGCAAGATTCCATGCCGTGCCCCATGACAAAGAGGGGTGGGCTGTCAAAAAAGAGGGACAAGATGACCCTGAACTTACCACTGGTTCAAGATCAGAGGCTGTGAATGAAGCCAAGCGTATGGCTGAGGAGGCCGGCACAATGGCATATATTCACAATGAAGACGGGAAGATCGAGGATCAGTTTAATTATAGCAACTAG
- a CDS encoding spore germination protein: MPYQINIFNIKVNGITQNGNLDVGPTVHNSHTANSKNFGVNFSLGDFSPSSSLQNTGIFDPDVSDQDQIANPSAPIANQI, encoded by the coding sequence ATGCCTTACCAAATTAATATTTTTAATATCAAAGTCAATGGAATCACTCAAAACGGAAACCTGGATGTTGGACCAACAGTCCATAATAGCCACACGGCAAACAGCAAGAACTTCGGCGTCAATTTTTCTCTCGGTGATTTCTCACCATCATCTTCTTTACAGAATACCGGGATTTTTGATCCGGATGTCAGCGATCAGGATCAGATTGCCAACCCTTCTGCTCCGATTGCGAATCAAATTTAA
- a CDS encoding DUF2935 domain-containing protein yields MQFYYGQQMPLRILDEAEFWKHQEEEHTVVIRELTPDLEQEYVDALKEWEKVLGETRHQVLRFIETVTRTGNYIPAQLHQHVLKLTSFYLQQSLEFIQLCEQIKTESEAVKRNPTAKVVLDHIIRESEYFVGIAQALLYQQTT; encoded by the coding sequence ATGCAATTTTACTATGGACAACAGATGCCCTTGAGGATCTTGGATGAAGCCGAGTTCTGGAAGCATCAGGAGGAGGAGCATACCGTCGTAATCCGCGAGCTGACACCTGATTTAGAACAGGAGTATGTGGATGCCCTGAAAGAATGGGAAAAGGTATTGGGGGAGACCCGCCATCAAGTTTTGAGATTCATAGAGACGGTGACGAGGACGGGCAATTACATACCTGCCCAGCTGCATCAGCATGTACTGAAACTAACCTCCTTCTATTTACAGCAAAGCCTCGAATTCATTCAATTGTGTGAACAAATCAAAACAGAAAGTGAAGCTGTTAAAAGGAATCCAACAGCAAAAGTGGTATTGGATCATATCATCCGTGAGTCAGAATATTTTGTGGGGATTGCCCAGGCACTTCTGTATCAGCAGACAACTTAA
- a CDS encoding cell wall hydrolase, translating into MAVVKHTEADISLLARLLRAEGEGEGQQGMLMIGNVGINRIRGNCSDFIGLRTIPQMIYQEHAFEAVQKGYFYQRAREVEKRLARRAVKGERLWPSKFALWYFRPPGDCPSTWYNQPLAGRFKLHCFYEPTGEECENIYNTF; encoded by the coding sequence ATGGCAGTTGTGAAGCATACAGAGGCGGATATCAGTTTGTTGGCGAGACTTCTGAGGGCAGAGGGTGAGGGGGAAGGCCAGCAGGGAATGCTGATGATCGGAAACGTAGGAATCAACCGAATCCGGGGTAATTGTTCTGACTTTATCGGATTAAGGACGATTCCGCAGATGATTTATCAGGAACACGCATTTGAAGCTGTCCAGAAGGGCTATTTTTACCAGAGAGCCAGGGAAGTGGAAAAGAGGCTTGCGAGACGGGCTGTGAAAGGCGAACGTCTATGGCCGTCCAAATTCGCACTCTGGTATTTCCGGCCGCCGGGCGATTGTCCTTCTACCTGGTACAACCAGCCGCTCGCCGGCCGTTTTAAGCTGCACTGTTTCTATGAGCCTACAGGAGAAGAGTGTGAAAACATCTATAATACATTTTGA
- a CDS encoding GNAT family N-acetyltransferase yields the protein MAIRRATQEEANHLIQLSGKVMKESSMGYAENSVQNAYNLFMPVIQNGGYFLIDIEQSQLRGWILLVTDLNPAKSQVMGNLLSVYVFPKYRKSGVARELTVAAINEFKALGIRTIQLNVFNGNPSRILCESLGFKPISTVMELNIQ from the coding sequence ATGGCAATCAGAAGAGCAACTCAGGAAGAGGCGAACCATCTTATTCAGCTGTCCGGGAAAGTGATGAAGGAAAGCTCGATGGGATATGCTGAAAATAGTGTGCAGAATGCGTATAACCTATTTATGCCCGTAATTCAAAATGGAGGCTATTTTCTCATCGATATAGAACAAAGCCAGCTGAGGGGATGGATTCTCCTGGTTACAGACTTGAATCCTGCGAAGAGCCAGGTCATGGGAAATTTGCTAAGTGTATACGTATTCCCAAAGTACAGAAAGTCCGGTGTCGCCCGGGAACTTACGGTAGCCGCGATTAATGAGTTTAAGGCGCTTGGAATCAGGACGATCCAGCTTAATGTGTTCAACGGAAATCCATCCAGAATACTTTGTGAAAGCTTAGGGTTTAAACCTATTTCGACGGTAATGGAATTGAACATCCAATAA
- a CDS encoding FAD-dependent oxidoreductase produces MYDVAIIGAGPAGGSAAIFAAKAGKKTVVLDNNKSVTKRAWMENHYGAPEIAGPDLVETGIKQAKKFGAEFVETTVTSVSKTDSGVKVVTENGEYEAKHVIIASGMMTDVAEASGLATKGGTEPRIKTIFDVDAAGKTNVEGVWAAGTCAGVSMHTIITAGDGAKVAINVISELNGERYVDHDVLKA; encoded by the coding sequence ATGTATGATGTAGCAATTATCGGCGCGGGTCCTGCAGGCGGAAGCGCAGCGATTTTCGCAGCAAAGGCTGGCAAGAAAACAGTTGTGCTGGACAACAATAAAAGCGTAACGAAGCGTGCATGGATGGAGAACCACTATGGCGCACCTGAAATTGCAGGTCCTGACTTGGTAGAGACAGGCATCAAGCAAGCCAAAAAATTCGGTGCTGAGTTTGTTGAAACGACTGTGACTTCTGTAAGCAAAACAGACAGCGGCGTTAAAGTCGTGACTGAAAACGGCGAGTATGAAGCAAAGCATGTCATTATCGCTTCTGGCATGATGACTGATGTAGCTGAAGCATCTGGCCTTGCAACAAAAGGTGGCACAGAGCCAAGAATCAAGACGATTTTTGACGTCGATGCTGCCGGAAAAACAAATGTTGAAGGTGTTTGGGCTGCAGGCACTTGCGCAGGGGTCAGCATGCACACAATCATCACAGCTGGCGACGGCGCGAAGGTAGCCATCAACGTCATCAGCGAGCTGAATGGCGAGCGCTATGTAGACCATGATGTTCTGAAAGCATAA
- the hpaB gene encoding 4-hydroxyphenylacetate 3-monooxygenase, oxygenase component has translation MPAINGTQLKERIGNLQSNIWFDGQKVTGDIVAHPAFKGVINSKARLYDFQLEEENLPLMTYKSPTTGNRVGRSFHPPLKKEDLELRRLAAGEWAKLTGGMMGRTPDYMNTALMALGASAHVFEGKNKLGRNVTCLYEKARENDLTFSHTYVTPQVNRSLAYFEEKEQPISARVVKETADGIFIKGARLLATQGGITDELMVLPAGGKFIEEDYVYAFSIPSSTENLKFVCRESFVYNDSHFDHPLGSRFEEMDTIVIFDNTFVPWERVFLYKDINAAMNLFNETNFNTFLVHQTLSRQLTKSRLFLGTAQLITETIGIGEYQHVKEKISEIICGVEMMKGLLLSSEMQARENSSGLMVPDASPLTVASLMFPKFYPRFVEILQLLGASGTITIPTSNDFKSDLRSDLDLYLQGADTEAKERVQLFRLAWDMCSSAFAGRETIYERFFFGDPARISVGLYNQYDKKPAVDLVNDLLKS, from the coding sequence ATGCCTGCAATCAATGGAACACAGTTGAAAGAAAGAATCGGTAATTTGCAAAGCAATATTTGGTTTGATGGACAGAAAGTCACGGGGGACATCGTAGCACATCCTGCCTTTAAGGGAGTGATCAATAGTAAGGCCCGCTTGTATGATTTTCAGCTGGAAGAGGAAAATTTGCCTCTGATGACCTATAAATCGCCTACAACGGGAAACCGGGTTGGCCGGTCTTTTCATCCCCCCCTCAAAAAAGAAGACCTGGAACTCAGGAGGCTTGCTGCCGGGGAGTGGGCAAAGCTGACTGGCGGAATGATGGGGAGGACCCCTGATTACATGAATACAGCCTTAATGGCTCTTGGTGCTTCAGCACATGTCTTTGAAGGGAAAAATAAATTAGGCAGGAATGTGACGTGTCTTTATGAAAAGGCAAGAGAGAATGACCTTACCTTTTCCCATACGTATGTCACGCCGCAGGTGAATCGTTCGCTCGCGTATTTTGAAGAGAAGGAGCAGCCAATTTCTGCCCGAGTTGTCAAGGAGACAGCTGACGGGATTTTCATTAAGGGTGCCAGGTTATTGGCTACACAAGGAGGCATCACAGATGAACTGATGGTTTTGCCGGCCGGCGGGAAATTCATCGAAGAGGATTATGTATATGCCTTTTCGATTCCGAGCAGCACAGAAAACTTAAAGTTTGTCTGCAGGGAATCTTTTGTCTATAACGACTCCCACTTTGACCATCCACTGGGGTCACGATTTGAAGAAATGGATACGATTGTGATTTTCGATAACACCTTTGTGCCGTGGGAAAGAGTTTTTTTATATAAAGATATTAATGCAGCCATGAATCTGTTCAACGAAACCAATTTCAATACCTTCCTGGTTCATCAGACATTATCAAGGCAGCTTACGAAATCCAGGCTGTTCCTGGGAACTGCCCAATTAATTACGGAAACGATCGGGATTGGCGAATATCAGCATGTAAAAGAAAAAATCAGTGAAATTATATGTGGTGTGGAAATGATGAAAGGGCTGCTATTATCCTCAGAAATGCAGGCGAGGGAAAATAGTTCCGGCTTGATGGTACCGGATGCGAGCCCTCTTACTGTTGCAAGTCTTATGTTTCCAAAGTTTTATCCAAGATTCGTAGAAATCCTTCAGCTGCTGGGGGCCAGTGGAACCATCACCATTCCGACAAGCAATGATTTTAAATCGGATCTAAGAAGTGACCTGGACCTGTATTTGCAGGGAGCAGATACCGAAGCGAAGGAAAGAGTTCAATTGTTCAGATTGGCATGGGATATGTGCTCAAGCGCTTTTGCGGGAAGAGAAACCATCTACGAGCGATTCTTTTTCGGCGATCCGGCCCGGATTTCAGTCGGGTTGTACAATCAGTATGACAAGAAACCAGCGGTGGATTTGGTCAACGATTTATTGAAAAGTTGA
- a CDS encoding Hsp20/alpha crystallin family protein, with product MDMEKVKMWLELTNKYQKDDFWRGLFNHGIPERMVHADDFPLYDIYKNDSAICLILEVPGLSRSDLSVALRQGDTLVVKGISRTLFPADMEVKRERFYGEFERLIPLPEPTETRFIQSTFQDGILQVTYPRQTAGTADRQEDNRIL from the coding sequence ATGGATATGGAGAAAGTGAAAATGTGGCTCGAGCTGACGAATAAATACCAAAAAGATGACTTTTGGCGTGGATTATTCAATCATGGTATCCCGGAGAGAATGGTTCATGCTGATGATTTCCCTCTATATGATATTTATAAAAATGATTCCGCCATCTGCCTGATCCTTGAGGTTCCTGGTTTAAGCAGGAGCGATCTCTCAGTGGCTCTAAGACAGGGAGATACTCTGGTGGTGAAGGGTATTTCAAGAACCTTGTTCCCTGCTGATATGGAGGTGAAAAGGGAAAGATTTTATGGTGAATTCGAGCGCCTGATCCCGCTTCCCGAACCTACCGAGACAAGGTTCATTCAATCTACCTTCCAAGATGGGATTTTACAGGTGACCTACCCACGGCAGACTGCTGGAACGGCAGACAGACAGGAAGATAACAGGATCCTCTGA
- a CDS encoding LAGLIDADG family homing endonuclease translates to MEIWEASYIAGIIDGEGSITLTRMHQHEHRRPMITIPSTDKELLVYIHSIIGGVISNKKNYKPDTHKNSYTLSIKNKIDVLSTLRHIYPFLRIERKRLRAQWILEHYESVTPRNGKYKPEMLVAKKAFEDSFFTI, encoded by the coding sequence ATGGAGATTTGGGAAGCTAGCTATATTGCTGGCATTATAGATGGAGAAGGCAGCATAACATTAACAAGAATGCACCAGCACGAACATCGGCGGCCGATGATCACCATTCCATCGACAGATAAAGAACTTTTGGTGTATATCCATTCTATAATTGGAGGAGTTATTAGTAATAAGAAAAATTATAAACCTGATACCCATAAGAACTCTTATACATTGAGCATAAAGAATAAAATTGACGTATTGTCCACTTTAAGACACATCTACCCCTTTTTAAGAATTGAACGGAAACGGCTCCGTGCTCAATGGATATTGGAGCATTATGAGTCGGTTACACCCCGAAACGGAAAGTATAAACCGGAAATGTTAGTAGCTAAAAAGGCATTCGAGGATTCTTTCTTTACTATTTAA
- a CDS encoding MarR family transcriptional regulator produces MYDKSVKDLVDHYIHVSFSVNKIAEGMVKEEIGSDLTNDQHYTLRYINKVGSCTSSELAEVFDVKKSAITAIITRLWEKGLILRTRDENDRRLVYLTLTDKGNELFQKTEERIQALVESIITKFDQDEIIQFLKTYDKLNEILIERKSRVE; encoded by the coding sequence ATGTATGATAAATCTGTCAAGGATTTAGTGGATCACTATATCCATGTTTCCTTTTCGGTGAACAAGATTGCCGAGGGGATGGTCAAGGAAGAAATCGGTTCGGACCTGACGAACGATCAGCACTATACATTGCGCTACATCAACAAAGTGGGTTCATGTACATCATCGGAGCTGGCTGAAGTTTTCGATGTCAAAAAAAGTGCGATCACCGCCATCATCACGCGTTTGTGGGAAAAGGGGCTTATCCTAAGAACAAGGGATGAAAATGACCGTCGATTGGTCTATCTGACTTTGACTGACAAGGGAAATGAACTGTTCCAAAAAACGGAGGAGCGGATCCAGGCCCTGGTGGAATCGATTATTACCAAGTTCGATCAGGATGAAATCATCCAGTTCCTTAAGACGTACGACAAACTAAATGAAATTTTAATAGAAAGAAAGAGCAGGGTGGAATAA
- a CDS encoding spore germination protein has protein sequence MPVTINLFYFKVNSVSGNGSITIGSAIHNSHTANDKSQGMNSSFGDASPTEALMDNVYIDPDLNDQAAIATADSTYQGVPLAPVDEPII, from the coding sequence ATGCCAGTCACGATTAACCTCTTTTATTTCAAAGTTAACAGCGTTTCGGGAAATGGATCCATCACCATTGGCTCAGCCATCCATAACAGCCATACAGCAAATGATAAGTCCCAGGGAATGAATTCTTCATTTGGTGATGCATCACCAACAGAAGCATTGATGGATAATGTCTATATTGATCCGGATTTAAATGATCAAGCTGCGATTGCGACAGCTGACTCCACCTATCAGGGCGTCCCTCTGGCCCCGGTTGATGAACCCATCATTTAG